AGAGTCCCGGGACTGCCTCACGCAAAGCGCCTAGGACCTGATCCACTTTTTGCGGATCGCGAAGCAAGCCGCCGCCGCATTGCTTTTTGTAGACGGTTGGGGAGGGGCAACCCATGTTCAGATCTACGCCAGCGATCGGATGTTCCTGCAGGTCCTTGGCGGAGCGAACCAGATGATGAATGTCCTCGCCGATCATTTGTGCGAAGACTGGACGACCGGTTCGGTTTTCGGTCACCGCTTCCAGTATGTGCTTTTCCAGACGAGATTGGGAATGCACCCGAAAATACTCGGTTACGAAGTAGTCTGGCGCTCCGCAATTGGCGATCACTGCCATGAAGGGGAGATCGGTGACGTCTTGCATGGGAGCGAGCGCAGTCAGTGGCTGCCCTTCTTGGATGGGAGGTGGGAGAGGCGTTTGGGTTCTGCCTGGCTGAATGTCGCTCATGTTGGGTGCAAGGGGATGGAGTCAGATATAGCAAAAGTGAAGAGCGAAATGGGGATAATGAAAAGAGTCGGCAGCGTGGCGGTGATTCTACGTTGCGGAAAGATTCGGGAGCTCCTTAATCGCTCTTCATGGATAACGACTCTACCCCTCCGCTTTCCTACAACGCTTTTGTCGTAAAAGAGCATGTTGGAATGTTTAAAGCCGCCAACAATTACGATATGTTCGATCCTGAATCGGGCCGCCTTGTCCTTGAATGCCGGGAGGAAAAATTGGGCGTTTTCACCAAGTTGCTCAGGTTTACCGATTACAAGCGAGCGACGCCTTTCCATATCGAGATCCGAGAGCCCGGTGGCGAGAACTTGATCGAGATAAAGCGCGGCATATCGCTGTTTCTTTCAGAAGTGGAGGTCTTCGATGGGGAAGGCAATCTACTGGGTTGCTTCAAGCAGAAGTTGTTTTCCTTGGGCGGAAAGTTCGATGTCTATGGAGCGGACGGCATGGTGCTTTGCTCCCTAAGAGGCAAGTGGACGGGGTGGGATTTTTCCTTCGGATTGGACGGGGTCGAGTTCGCGCGAGTGAACAAGCAATGGTCTGGATTCGGAAAAGAGTTATTCACAACTGCGGACACCTATATGCTTTCGATCGACGAATCGCTCGATTCGGATCACCCGCTTCGCAAGCTCATTATCGCAGCGGTTATGTGCATCGATATGGTGCTTAAGGAGTAAGGAAGCATCCGCCGCCAAGGAAACTTAACTAGGAAATACCGTTTCCGAAAGGGACGCGGCCTTGTTCGAGCTTGCCCCGCCTCTTGCCCTGAAAATTTGAAAAAACGGCGAGACTTGTTTTACTTTCTGATGTCCTCACGAACGTACCTTGTTTGCGAGGACCTTGATCCCACTCTTTGACATGAATGAACCTTCCCCATGGGCTAAGCCCTTATTGCGATGAGCAGCATATCCAGCTCGGCAGATAAATGGCTGGAAAACAATCTTTCTAAGCTTCCGCGGATATCCGCCGACCTTTTTGAACAGACAGATACGGATTCCGTTTTTCGTGTCGCGGTAGAGCTTGGCCGGACCCTTCTCGGTTTCGAACGAATCGGTATTTGGCTAGTGGAGCAAGACAGTGGCCGACTCCGGGGCACTTATGGCGTCAACGATGAAGGGGAGGTCGTAGACGAAAGGGATAAGCGCTTGTTCGACTATGCTCGTTTTGTGGAAGCCATGTCAGAGGCTTGTGAAGACTCGAAGCATTACTACGACAATGCCTTCGGCGAATTGCGTTCCTCCGATTCCAAGATTCTCGGAAAAGGGAGGCATATTTCCGCTCCACTTTTTTCCGATGGAAAAGTGATCGGTTTCGTCGCTGTCGACGATCTGATACCCTGCGAAAGCGTCAATGATCGGACTGGCATGCTTCTCTGCCAGTTTGCCCAAATGGTTTCCAACGCCTACCTCGCTTGCCAGCGATCGGTCGAGGTGGATCGTCTCAAGGCCGAACTAAACAGGAGGGATCAGGAACAAGCCGAATTTTTAGGTATGATCGGGCATGAGGTCCGAACTCCACTCAATGCCATCATGGGTTTCGCCCAGCTACTTCGCATGCGGGACGAAAGCAGTGAGATCAATGACATCGCCAATACAATTGAAGGTTGTGGTGGGCACTTGGTTGGTCTGGTTGACAGCTTTGTCATGTACTCTCATCTGTCGGGAGGCGAATCCGGATCCTGCTCAAGTCCCGGGGACGTTGTGGATGTCCTGTCTGAAACTGTGCGAGGGTTTAGGGCCCAGTATTCATGCAAAGGTCTGACTTTGGATTTCGATCATCACGGACCCAAATTGACCTCCGAATTCGATGCGGTGGCCTTGCGCCAGATTCTGACCAATTTACTTAACAATGCCTACAAATTCACCAACCAAGGCGGCGTCCGAGTCAAAGTATTGAGCCGCAGCCTGAACGCGGGCCAGACTGAGTTTTTGATCGAGGTAATTGATTCGGGCATCGGTTTGGCGGAAGACCAAAACGAGCTCATTTTCCGTCCATTCCACCAAATCATAAAGCGGTCCGAAAAGAACGCTGGCATTGGGATGGGCTTAGCTATCGTCAAACGTTTGGTGACGCAAATGGGGGGGCAGATTTCTTGCCGCAGCAGTTTAGGACAAGGTTCCACCTTCTCGGTGTCTTTACGCTTCGCGGATTCTGATCAAACCTTCCAAGCTCCTAAGGAAGCGGGAACGGAAAAGGCTCAATACGGCTCGCGTATCCTTATCGTAGAGGACGACGAAACAAATCTTGAAGTCCTCAGTTCCATGACGGCTTGTCTAGGTTTTATGAATACGGATGTGGCGTTGGATGGCGAACAAGCCTGCTCCATGCTAAGAGATCGACCTTACGATCTGGTGCTGATGGATGTGCAAATGCCTAAGCTAGACGGCATAAGCCTGACTCGACTGGTACGAGGGAGCGGATCATGCCTCATCAATCGCGATGTGCCGATTGTAGGCGTGACGGCATACACCATAGAGCACGACCGGGCGGAGTGCCTAGCGGCGGGAATGAACGACTACATTACCAAGCCGATCATGATAGATCGCCTTAAGGAGGCGCTCAATCTAGCCTAGTTTTTTAGCTTTTTAAGCAGGGATCGTTTTCGCCATAGTCCTCTGCATGGCGGGCATTACCACTATTGAGGAAGCGTTTGATTTTATCCAATCGGTAGGAATCTGCACCATTTTTAGCCAGAAGGCGCGAGGCGTGCAGTCGCTTTGGGATGCAGTCGACCTACCGCACCGAACGGGCGGCAATACTAAATGGGGAGCCAAAATGGAAGCAGTCTGGACGTGGAAGTCGGACTTGCCCGCCCTGTATCCAGACGATGTTTACTACGGTAAAATCAAAGGAGGCGTTGCCGTGCTGATGAGTATGTCCTACTTCAAGGATACGCATTATCCTGCGAACCGGCGCGATATTAGCGAATGCAAGCCGCTCGCTCGGCAGGTTTTCGACATTATTCGATTAAGCCCCGGCTCGAGCTCAGAGATTCGCCGGGAAGCAATGGAGAGATTTGGCTGTACAAAAAGCCGATTCGAGACGGCATTGAAGGAACTGCAAATTACTTTGAACGTGGTAAGGGAAAACGAACCAGGAAACACGCGAGACCGTTGGTTGCCATTCGACGAAGTGTACAGCGGGTTTGAAGATTGATTACTCCGAAATGAAGCAACGTCCGATGAGTTTGCCCGTGGCCTTGTGCCCGGTTTTTGTATTGGTGATATCCTTGTATGTCGGTATCCGTATTTTTGATATATCGCCGCACATTCCCCTCGTGATTGCGACTGTTGCCGCCGGTTTGGTCGCTGCGGCGAAGGGCGTCGATTGGGAGCGGCTCGAGATGGGGATGGTGAAAGGGATATCGGTGGCCTTGCCCTCGATCCTGATCCTCATGGCAATCGGAATGCTGATTGGAACCTGGATCGCTAGCGGCGTCGTTCCCTACATGATCACCCTTGGGCTTAAGCTACTGTCGCCAGGCTTTTTCCTGCCGGCCGCCTGTTTGATAAGCTCGATCGTCTCGCTCTCGACCGGAAGTTCCTGGTCAACTGCTGGTACGGTTGGCGTGGCTCTGATGGGAGTAGGGCAGGGGCTCGGATTTCCGCTGCCTATGGTGGCGGGCGCGATCGTCTCCGGAGCTTACTTTGGCGATAAGATGTCTCCGCTTTCGGAAACGACGAACCTCGCTCCTGCAGTCGCGGGCACCAATCTTTTCGAGCATATACGCCACATGTTATGGACTAGTGGTCCAAGCATACTGATTTCTCTGATTCTCTACACCGTGATCGGACTTCGCGTAGATATCGGCGTGGAAGAGGGGACCCGAATCGCGACGCTTTCCGAGTCTTTGAACGAGCTATTTGTTTTTCGGTTTTGGCTGCTTCTCGCTCCGCTTTCCGTACTCGGTTTGATCGTGCTTCGGGTTCCGGCCTTGCCATCCGTCTTAACGGGCGGAGCGATTGGGGTTGTGCTTGGAATCTGGGTACAGGATAAAGCCTTGGTCGATATGTTGGTGGCTGCCCAGAGCGGATTTGTATCCGAATCTGGAATTGCGGAGATCGATGAGTTGCTCTCGCGAGGCGGTTTGGAGAGCATGTTTTGGACGATATCCCTGATTGTTTGCGCTATGGCTTTTGGCGGGGCCATGGAAGCGGGAGGCATGCTTCGGGAGATTGCCGGAGCTTTGCTCAGGTTGGCCAAGACCAGTGGGCAGCTAGTCGCTGCCACGGTAGGAACTTGCCTTGGGATGAACCTGATCGCCTCAGACCAGTACCTTTCCATCATTATTCCCGGCAAGATGTTCAAGGATGCTTACACGAAACAAAATCTAGCGGCCAAAAACCTGTCTCGAGCCCTTGAGGACGGGGGGACGGTGACTTCTGCCCTTATTCCATGGAATACCTGCGGGGTTTTTATGATGTCAGTCCTAGCGGTCAATCCGCTCGCTTACTTGCCCTATGCCTTCTTCAATCTGCTCAACCCGATCCTATCCATTTTGTTGGGATTCAAAGGATGGACGTTAACCCCCATTGACGAAGCGGACGGGAAGGAGCCTGTTTCTAGGGTAGAGAGCTAAAACAAGATTCCGTTCGCCAAAAGGGCCGAAGGGGGCGATCGTCGGGGCAACCCATGGATCTATTTATCAGCATCGCATTTTTTATCCTCGTCGGATTTGGACTGGCTGTCGTTTTTGGCCTGCTGATCCGATCTGCGGTCAAAAAGGATTTGGACAAAGACAAGCCGTCTCCAGAAGCCATGGAAAAGGGCCGCAAAGAAATGGAAGGAGCGGCCGGAAGCCCCAGCGGGGACTCGTTCTAGGGGATCGACGGCTAAGCGTCGTTGTTCTCTTCGTTTTGCTGCTTGAGAACTCTCTCCAGGATGGAGCTCATGTCTTCGGTGGAGTTGAAGACCTTGTTGGCCACGTAGATAGGCACATTGTTTTGCAGCGAGAGCACGATCGAATCGCTGGGCCGCGCGTCCAGTTCGATGATCTTAGTGTCTATTTCGTTGCTCATCTCGAGGAAGATGCGAGCGAAGAAAGTGCTCTCTTCCACATCGTTTATGACGATGCGAGTTATTTTGGCCTCTAGGCCGAGTAGCATGGACGAAATCAGGTCGTGGGTGAGCGGACGCTCCTTTTTCACGCCGTTCAAGGCCATGGAAATGGCGTTTCCTACGCTGTGATCCACATAGATAACGAAGACCTTGTCGTCGTTGCCCAAGAAGACGGCGCAGCCGTTGACTGTTGGCATGACGCCTTTTACGGAGACTTGGATAACGCTAGTATTCATGTGGGTTCGAGCTGGTGGTAGTTTGGCCTGCTTCCAAGGTAATGCTAAACAGGGATCGTCCCATTTGATCAAACATTTAAGAAAAGATTGGGGAAATCGGGAGGATTCCGACCCCGATTTCGGTAGTTGGGCTCGGTAACAATAGGAGCGGCAGCGAGCGATGAGAGCTTTCGAAGCTTAGGATTGGAATAGCGGAAACCTTTTCTTATGGGCGTCATCCGCTCATGAAAAAGGCGAACTCCGATGCGCTCGGGGTTCGCCTTTCAAATGTCTGTATTGGTTTCTTGCCTATTCGGCTT
This DNA window, taken from Pelagicoccus albus, encodes the following:
- a CDS encoding hybrid sensor histidine kinase/response regulator, with translation MSSISSSADKWLENNLSKLPRISADLFEQTDTDSVFRVAVELGRTLLGFERIGIWLVEQDSGRLRGTYGVNDEGEVVDERDKRLFDYARFVEAMSEACEDSKHYYDNAFGELRSSDSKILGKGRHISAPLFSDGKVIGFVAVDDLIPCESVNDRTGMLLCQFAQMVSNAYLACQRSVEVDRLKAELNRRDQEQAEFLGMIGHEVRTPLNAIMGFAQLLRMRDESSEINDIANTIEGCGGHLVGLVDSFVMYSHLSGGESGSCSSPGDVVDVLSETVRGFRAQYSCKGLTLDFDHHGPKLTSEFDAVALRQILTNLLNNAYKFTNQGGVRVKVLSRSLNAGQTEFLIEVIDSGIGLAEDQNELIFRPFHQIIKRSEKNAGIGMGLAIVKRLVTQMGGQISCRSSLGQGSTFSVSLRFADSDQTFQAPKEAGTEKAQYGSRILIVEDDETNLEVLSSMTACLGFMNTDVALDGEQACSMLRDRPYDLVLMDVQMPKLDGISLTRLVRGSGSCLINRDVPIVGVTAYTIEHDRAECLAAGMNDYITKPIMIDRLKEALNLA
- the nhaC gene encoding Na+/H+ antiporter NhaC, which gives rise to MKQRPMSLPVALCPVFVLVISLYVGIRIFDISPHIPLVIATVAAGLVAAAKGVDWERLEMGMVKGISVALPSILILMAIGMLIGTWIASGVVPYMITLGLKLLSPGFFLPAACLISSIVSLSTGSSWSTAGTVGVALMGVGQGLGFPLPMVAGAIVSGAYFGDKMSPLSETTNLAPAVAGTNLFEHIRHMLWTSGPSILISLILYTVIGLRVDIGVEEGTRIATLSESLNELFVFRFWLLLAPLSVLGLIVLRVPALPSVLTGGAIGVVLGIWVQDKALVDMLVAAQSGFVSESGIAEIDELLSRGGLESMFWTISLIVCAMAFGGAMEAGGMLREIAGALLRLAKTSGQLVAATVGTCLGMNLIASDQYLSIIIPGKMFKDAYTKQNLAAKNLSRALEDGGTVTSALIPWNTCGVFMMSVLAVNPLAYLPYAFFNLLNPILSILLGFKGWTLTPIDEADGKEPVSRVES
- a CDS encoding phospholipid scramblase-related protein, coding for MDNDSTPPLSYNAFVVKEHVGMFKAANNYDMFDPESGRLVLECREEKLGVFTKLLRFTDYKRATPFHIEIREPGGENLIEIKRGISLFLSEVEVFDGEGNLLGCFKQKLFSLGGKFDVYGADGMVLCSLRGKWTGWDFSFGLDGVEFARVNKQWSGFGKELFTTADTYMLSIDESLDSDHPLRKLIIAAVMCIDMVLKE
- a CDS encoding AlkZ-related protein, whose protein sequence is MAGITTIEEAFDFIQSVGICTIFSQKARGVQSLWDAVDLPHRTGGNTKWGAKMEAVWTWKSDLPALYPDDVYYGKIKGGVAVLMSMSYFKDTHYPANRRDISECKPLARQVFDIIRLSPGSSSEIRREAMERFGCTKSRFETALKELQITLNVVRENEPGNTRDRWLPFDEVYSGFED
- a CDS encoding bifunctional nuclease family protein, with translation MNTSVIQVSVKGVMPTVNGCAVFLGNDDKVFVIYVDHSVGNAISMALNGVKKERPLTHDLISSMLLGLEAKITRIVINDVEESTFFARIFLEMSNEIDTKIIELDARPSDSIVLSLQNNVPIYVANKVFNSTEDMSSILERVLKQQNEENNDA